A single Mobula hypostoma chromosome 26, sMobHyp1.1, whole genome shotgun sequence DNA region contains:
- the zgc:91910 gene encoding zinc finger protein 706-like: MARGQQKIQAQQKNAKRQAEKKKGGSDQKAAAKAALVHTCPVCKTQMPDPKTFKQHFESKHPKSPLPPELVDVQA, translated from the exons atggctcGTGGACAGCAGAAGATCCAAGCCCAGCAGAAGAATGCTAAGAGACAAGCTGAAAAGAAGAAAGGGGGATCTGATCAAAAGGCGGCAGCAAAGGCAGCACTTGTGCACACGTGTCCAGTCTGCAAG aCACAGATGCCAGATCCTAAAACCTTCAAACAGCATTTTGAGAGTAAACATCCCAAGTCTCCTTTGCCCCCTGAACTGGTAGATGTACAGGCATAA